Within the Prevotella scopos JCM 17725 genome, the region TCTCTGTAGAAGAAGAACTTGAAAGTTCAATCTTAGCCTTCTCAGCAGCCTCCTTTAAGCGCTGCATAGCCATTGGGTCCTTTCTCAAGTCGATACCCTCCTCAGCCTTGAAACCATCAGCGAGCCAGTCGATGATTACCTGATCGAAGTCGTCACCACCAAGGTGAGTATCACCATTCGTAGAAAGTACCTCGAACACACCACCACCGAACTCAAGGATAGAGATATCGAATGTACCACCACCAAGGTCGAACACAGCAATCTTCATATCCTTATTAGCCTTGTCAACACCATAAGCAAGTGCTGCAGCAGTAGGCTCATTCACGATACGCTGTACGTTAAGACCTGCTATCTGACCAGCCTCCTTAGTTGCCTGACGCTGTGAGTCAGAGAAGTATGCTGGTACGGTGATAACAGCATCTGTTACCTCTTGACCGAGATAGTCCTCAGCAGTCTTTTTCATCTTCTGCAAAATCATTGCAGAAATCTCCTGTGGAGTATATTTACGATCGTCAATCTGTACACGTGGATAACCACCCTCATTAACAACCTTGAATGGAACACGCTCAGCCTCTTTCTGACACTGCTCGTAAGTCTCACCCATGAAACGCTTAATAGAGTAAATCGTCTTCTCTGGGTTTGTGATAGCCTGACGCTTAGCAGGGTCACCTACCTTACGTTCGCCACCCTCAACGAAACCTACAACAGAAGGTGTTGTACGCTTACCTTCGCTATTAGCGATTACCACTGGCTCATTACCTTCAAATACAGCAACACAAGAGTTTGTTGTTCCTAAGTCAATTCCAATAATCTTTCCCATAATTGTATATCTTTTTTTTATTATTATTCGTATTCAGTTATTGACAATTGCCCGTCATAGTATTATCAAACTTATATCGTCTGTAACTATTACTGACAGCGTCATTCGCCAATTATTAGACAAATGATGTGCCAACAGGGAAAGACTGACAGAATGGCAGAATCAACAACAACAGATAGAACTATTCCCGCATAATTATATCCTTTAAGGATGAAAATTCCTACTTAATCAAGAAATAAAAAAGCTGTGCCAACACTCATTATAAGAATGTTGACACAGCCACATTATATCCAAAAACAACAGCCTTATTTTACACTGAAGGTTGTTATTTTCATATCATTCTTTTCATTTCGTTTGTCAGGATCACCCAAAGAGATACCATACTCACCTGGTTTTAGATTCTCAATAACAATATAGTAAGAACTCTGTCCATACTTCTTGGCCTGAAAAGATATTTGTCCAAGAGAGTTTGTTTTAGTTGCAGACAACGTACCAGCTTCAGCCAACTGCGCTCTACGCTCCTTTCCCTTTACCTCAAATGGGAAGATATTGATAAAAGACTCTGGATCGGTTGAATTATTCGCAGCCTTAATAATAAGGCGAACATCCTTACCAGCAGGTACTGTTACAGATGATGTAGGACCACTCAAAGTAATACGTGTCTTCACCTTTCCAATACCAACAAGATACAACGAAGCACCCGCTTTGGTCTTAACAACGCCAGATTCACGTGGCAACTTCACATACTCTGTGTTAGAAGTAAGCAAAAAAGTTTGGTCTGCAAACTCTGGTTCTGGAACAGATACTTTTTGTGCAAAAGATGTTGTCATACCTAAGAGCATGAACATAAGGGTAAATAGAGTCTTTTTCATATAAACATTGTTTATTCGTTAATAATCAGAAATTATGTTTCAAATATATAAAATTTAATCAAGAAACGAAAGAAAATCACTTATTATTATAATAATTTAACAGTAGGTTAATGTTTAGAATTAGATTACTAAGATAAGAATACATTGGTTATCAATCTTTTCAGGAGCTATCCATAGCCACTCTTCATTAATGTATATGCATATAAGAAGTCCAGTAATCTTTGTAAAAAGACAACCGGACTCCTATTTATTTTGTTTTATTAGAGATTACGCTCTTGGATCAGATATAAGATAGAAACTATCTGGTTCCTTATAGGAAGATTTATCAAGAACGCCATCAACAACCACACCTGCTTCTATAAGGCGTAATATTGTGATCTTGCGCTCACTAACATAATTACCATAAGAATAATATTCTGAGAAATAGAAACTTATAGATACATCATGAGTTTTACCATCATACGTCAACTGACCTAAATCCACTCTAAATGGAATAATAAAATATTGGATAGGCTTCACATAGAAGATGCTGACACTACATTTAACTTGCTGATTTGGTAAAGCCTCAATAGCCTGCTTCAAAGCAGAATTAGTCACATTGGCAGCTAACAATTTACTTGGGACGTCTTTGATAACAAGCACCGAGTCATCTTTGAATTCCCATGAGGTATTTGCAGAATCTGTCTTTTCTGTCCTTCCTGTTCGCTCGTTGTTAATAAGTCTATAAAGTTTACCTTGATAAAGGCCTTGAATAGTATTGGTAGCTTCCTTTAGTTCGGCTGCTGTTGGACGATTGCGTCTTGTCTCATAATCATCATTTAAGCAGGACGTAAATGACACTGTTGCTATAAGTGCAACAACCAGAATAAGTAATTTGTTCTTTTTCATTTATAGTACGTTTTGGTTATTATATTTAAGTTTATTGGTCACAAATTTACACATTATCAACTTATTTCCAACACAATTACTGTTAAAAGAGTAATAAGAAAGTTGTATGATAGTTTATGTTATTTATTTTAAAGAATTTACTCCCTATTTGTAGACAAAATAAAGTGCTTTTGATAACATATAATACGCTATATAAATGAAAGAGAAGTTAGGGGAGATTGAAAGCATTTTCAGCTATCAACACTTTACTTTCACGATAATAAACATTTTTCTTCATGAAAAGAAATATTTTCTTTCGTGAAAATAAATATTTCTTTTCATGAAAATAATTCACCATCGTTGGAAATAAAGGAATGCTAAAAGCCTTTAGAAGGTATCAATATAGATAGAACTATAACCCAAACTCAGGCTTTTACCTACCTTAGTTCTCCTTCCAAAAAGCAGGCGAAAAGAGTACCAAGACTGTAAACAACTCCAAACGACCTACGAGCATAAGGAAGGAACAAATCCACTTTGCAAAGTCAGGCAACTGTGCCCATGACATTGTAGGACCAATCTCCATACCCAAAGTCGGACCGACATTACCCAAACAACTCAATGTAATCGTAATAGCATTTGTATTATCAATACCAAAGGCAATCATCGTAAAAGCACAGAAGAGCGTCAGAATAAGATAAAGTCCGATGAAACCTAAAAGTGTTACACGCTTTGACTGTGGTATATTCACTCCATCAACCTTCATTGGTAAGACAGCATTAGGGTGTAGTATCTGACGGAACTCATTGCGCACCACCTTTAATAACATCACACCACGAATACTCTTGATACCACCACTGGTAGAACCAGAACAGCCGCCAAAGAACATACATGCAGCTAAGACAACCCATGTTACATGAGGCCACTTGGCAGCATCATCGCTGAAAAGTCCTGTCGTTGTTATAAAGGAAACAACTTGGAAGAGCGCACTACGGAAGGCATGCTCTATATCATAATGATTACGATAAACAAGTTCAAAAGCAATAAAGATAGCAAACGAGAGTACCATGGTGGTATAGAAACGGAACTCGCTATTCTTTATGAGCTTCTTAATATCTAATCCTGCTGCCGAGGCATATAGCAATGTGAAGTTGACACCAGATAGGAAACAGAATAATGCACAGACATACTCCTCTGCTGAAGAATGAAAGGTTGTGATAGAACCGCTCTCCGGAGAGAATCCACCCGTCGCAGTACTGGTCATTGAATAGTTGAAAGCATCAAACCATCCCATACCACATACCTTATATGATAGAATGCAGGCAGTAGTCAGAACCAAATAAACTACCCATATCCACTTAGCACTTGTGCTTAGACGTGGGTGTAGCTTACTCTTGATAGGACCAGTCGCTTCAGCCGCAAAGACCTTTACCGAACCACCCACCATAGAAGGGAGAATGGCTATAGTAAAGAATACTATTCCCAATCCACCAATCCATTGTGTCAATGAACGCCAGAAAAGGAGTCCTTTTGGTAGATGTTCAGGATAGTCTATAATCGTTGCACCAGTTGTTGTGAAGCCTGACATAGCCTCAAAGAAAGCATCAGTGAAACTCCCAATACCTCCACTAATCATAAAGGGGAGTGTACCGAATATCGTAAAAAGAATCCAAGATATCGTTACAACAAAATAAGCATCACGACGTCCAAGAAGATTGTCAGCATGACGACCTAACAGTCGGAAGATAAAACCAGCACCTACTGTTATGAGAATACTCCACACGAATGGTATAACGTCACTGCCATTATAAAACAAGGACACGAACAGACAACTGAGCATCAGTACGCCTTCTATCCATAACAAGGAACCAAGAATCTTAGAAATGAGTTTCAGATTGAGCATAGTTAAATAAACAATTTCTCCACCTTTTTCATATCAACATTATAACAGAAGACAACAACGGAGTCGCCAGCTTCAATCAGTGTATTACCAGAAACGAGCATACCTTCTCCATTCCTTACAAGTCCTCCAATAGTCATTCCTTTCGGAAGGTTTAGTTCTCTTACAACCTTTCTCGTAATCTTCGAATCAAGACTTGGCACAAACTCTGCCACATCAGAATTAATAGACATAAGAAACTTCACATTTGCTACATTTGCATCCAGCATCATCTGATAGATATGACTGGCAGCAAGAGCCTTCTTATTGATAATCGTACCAATGTCAAGTCCATCAGCTGTATTCACGTAATCAAAGTTCTCTACCGATGCAACAGTTTTGCGAACACCAAGTCGCTTAGCAGTCAGACAAGCCAAAATATTTGTTTCAGCATTAGAGGTCAAAGCCACAAAGGCTTGTGTATGACGAATACCTTCTTCTTGCAACAATCCAATATCACGACCATCGCCATTGATAACCAATCTGTCTTCACTGAAGATATCATTAAGAATCTCGCAACGAGTAGGCTTCTGTTCAATAATCTTCGCATTCATATATTCTGGCAGCATCTTTACAGCACGTGCTGCAGTCTTACCACCACCCATAAAGATTACATTCTGTACATCGACATAATGTTCCTTACCAACAATCTTACGAATATACGGAATATACTGCTTTGTGGTCATAAAATAAGCCAAGTCATATAACTGCAAGGTATCATTACCACCAGGGATAATTGTCTCATCATTACGCTTGATAGCAACGACATGGTAAGGATCATCCGGCCCACTGATGTCCTTCAGAGGACGATCAAGAATCTCACAAGTCTCACGCAGTTTAATACCCAACATCACCAATGCACCATCATGCACATCCCAACGTTGGCGTACCCATGACATCTTCAAACCATTGATGATATCTTTTGCAGCAAGTATCTCTGGATAAATAATATCACTAATACCCATCTGACGGAACAATTCCTTATTATGTTCTTCAACATACTCAGGATTGTCCACACGTGCAACTGTCTTCTTCGCACCCAACTGATGTGCCATAACACAAGATGCGATATTAGCTGATTCACTTGGAGTAACAGCAATAAAGAGGTCGGTATGTTCCACACCAGCTTCTTTCAGTCCCTTTATATTTGTGGGTGAACATTCCATAGTTAGCAAGTCATACTCACTACTGATTTTCTCCAGATTCTCTGGATCCTCATCCATGAGTACAATATCTTGCATATTACGAGAAAGTAGCTTTGCCAAATAGGTTCCTATGGCGTATGCTCCTGCTATGATAATTTTCATTTCTTTTTCTTTTTCGTTTGAATGATGATAAGTGATAATATATCAGTTAGCCTTAGTTAACTCTTTCTTGATACTCTCAATATCTATTCCACAGATTTCACGCAACTGCTGTACCGTTCCCTGCTCTACAAAATGGTCAGGCATACCCATACGAGTAATCTGTGGTGTATAACCATGATCACTCATCCACTCTGTTACAGCAGAACCTAATCCACCATTACGTACACCATCCTCTATCGTTATGATACGTGAGAAACGACTTGCAACCTCTTCAAGAAGTTTATCATCTAATGGTTTCAAGAAACGCATATCATAGTGTGCGATTGATGGACAATGACCTTCTGTTTTTGGAGATTCAGCACTCTCTATCAGTTTAATAGCCTTCTCAACATCATTACCAATAGGTCCGATACTCAATACAGCAACATCCCAACCATCATGAAGACGACGTCCTGTTCCCACTTCTACCTCTTTCAATGGACACTCCCAATCAGTTAAAACACCATTCCCACGTGGATAACGAATCACAAAAGTTCCCTTATCAGGCAACTGTGCCGTGTACATCAATCTACGAAGTTCACGTTCATCCATCGGAGAAGCTATCGTAAGATTAGGGATTGGGCGCAAGAAAGCCATATCGAAAGCACCATGATGTGTCGCACCGTCTTCACCCACCAAGCCTGCACGGTCTAAACAAAGAACTACTGGAAGGTTGAGTATAGCTGCATCGTGAATAATACTATCATATGCACGCTGTGAGAAGGCACTATAAATATTACAGAAAGGCTGCAAACCATCCTTTGCCATACCAGCTGAGAAGGTGACTGCATGTGCCTCCGCAATACCAACATCGAAGGTACGGTCAGGCATAGCATCCATCATTATATTCATAGAACAACCCGTCGGCATAGCTGGTGTGACACCTACAATACGAGGATTCTTCTTTGCAAGTTCTAACAATGTATTTCCAAATACATCTTGAAACTTTGGAGGTTCATTGCTGCAATCTTGCACTATACGCTTACCCGTCTCTGGATCAAACTTACCAGGAGCATGCCATACCGTAGCACTCTTCTCAGCTGGTTCGTATCCCTTACCCTTCTTGGTGTGTAAATGGAGTAGTTTTGGTCCCTTCATATCCTTCAACTGACGAAGGATACGAACCAACTCTTCAACATTATTCCCATCAAAACGTCCGAAGTAACGAATATTCATACCTTCGAACATATTCTGCTGATGTGCTAAGGCTGACTTAAGAGCATTGTTAAAACGCAGTAAACCCTTTCGACGTTCATCATTCAATAAGCCTTTATCATG harbors:
- a CDS encoding DUF4840 domain-containing protein translates to MKKNKLLILVVALIATVSFTSCLNDDYETRRNRPTAAELKEATNTIQGLYQGKLYRLINNERTGRTEKTDSANTSWEFKDDSVLVIKDVPSKLLAANVTNSALKQAIEALPNQQVKCSVSIFYVKPIQYFIIPFRVDLGQLTYDGKTHDVSISFYFSEYYSYGNYVSERKITILRLIEAGVVVDGVLDKSSYKEPDSFYLISDPRA
- a CDS encoding TrkH family potassium uptake protein; the protein is MLNLKLISKILGSLLWIEGVLMLSCLFVSLFYNGSDVIPFVWSILITVGAGFIFRLLGRHADNLLGRRDAYFVVTISWILFTIFGTLPFMISGGIGSFTDAFFEAMSGFTTTGATIIDYPEHLPKGLLFWRSLTQWIGGLGIVFFTIAILPSMVGGSVKVFAAEATGPIKSKLHPRLSTSAKWIWVVYLVLTTACILSYKVCGMGWFDAFNYSMTSTATGGFSPESGSITTFHSSAEEYVCALFCFLSGVNFTLLYASAAGLDIKKLIKNSEFRFYTTMVLSFAIFIAFELVYRNHYDIEHAFRSALFQVVSFITTTGLFSDDAAKWPHVTWVVLAACMFFGGCSGSTSGGIKSIRGVMLLKVVRNEFRQILHPNAVLPMKVDGVNIPQSKRVTLLGFIGLYLILTLFCAFTMIAFGIDNTNAITITLSCLGNVGPTLGMEIGPTMSWAQLPDFAKWICSFLMLVGRLELFTVLVLFSPAFWKEN
- the trkA gene encoding Trk system potassium transporter TrkA — its product is MKIIIAGAYAIGTYLAKLLSRNMQDIVLMDEDPENLEKISSEYDLLTMECSPTNIKGLKEAGVEHTDLFIAVTPSESANIASCVMAHQLGAKKTVARVDNPEYVEEHNKELFRQMGISDIIYPEILAAKDIINGLKMSWVRQRWDVHDGALVMLGIKLRETCEILDRPLKDISGPDDPYHVVAIKRNDETIIPGGNDTLQLYDLAYFMTTKQYIPYIRKIVGKEHYVDVQNVIFMGGGKTAARAVKMLPEYMNAKIIEQKPTRCEILNDIFSEDRLVINGDGRDIGLLQEEGIRHTQAFVALTSNAETNILACLTAKRLGVRKTVASVENFDYVNTADGLDIGTIINKKALAASHIYQMMLDANVANVKFLMSINSDVAEFVPSLDSKITRKVVRELNLPKGMTIGGLVRNGEGMLVSGNTLIEAGDSVVVFCYNVDMKKVEKLFI
- the dxs gene encoding 1-deoxy-D-xylulose-5-phosphate synthase; amino-acid sequence: MSKENRFDLLNKIQSPADLRKLSLDELPKLCQQLRKDIIEEVAVNPGHLGSSLGATEITVACHYVFNTPEDRIVWDVGHQAYGHKILTGRRENFCNNRKLNGLMPFPSPFESEYDTFTCGHASNSISAALGMAVASNLTKQHRHVVAIIGDGAMSGGLAFEGLNNVSSQPNDLLIILNDNDMSIDRAVGGMEQYLLKLDTNETYNRLRFKASQWLHDKGLLNDERRKGLLRFNNALKSALAHQQNMFEGMNIRYFGRFDGNNVEELVRILRQLKDMKGPKLLHLHTKKGKGYEPAEKSATVWHAPGKFDPETGKRIVQDCSNEPPKFQDVFGNTLLELAKKNPRIVGVTPAMPTGCSMNIMMDAMPDRTFDVGIAEAHAVTFSAGMAKDGLQPFCNIYSAFSQRAYDSIIHDAAILNLPVVLCLDRAGLVGEDGATHHGAFDMAFLRPIPNLTIASPMDERELRRLMYTAQLPDKGTFVIRYPRGNGVLTDWECPLKEVEVGTGRRLHDGWDVAVLSIGPIGNDVEKAIKLIESAESPKTEGHCPSIAHYDMRFLKPLDDKLLEEVASRFSRIITIEDGVRNGGLGSAVTEWMSDHGYTPQITRMGMPDHFVEQGTVQQLREICGIDIESIKKELTKAN